The nucleotide sequence AATTCGAGAATTATCACCGTCGTCGCGGTCTGATGCCCTCACAGAAAACAGTGAAGCTCCTGGAGAGTTGTTCTCAGTAACATAATATGTATATGGGTTCGCTGAAAACTCTGGACTGTTATCATTCACATCTGATACAACAATACTAATGCTTTTTTCAGAAGACAACGATGGTACACCTGCATCTTTTGCAACAATTGTAACATCATATATGGACTGCTTTTCTCTATCCAGAGGCGATTTTGTGACTATAGAATACATGTTGTCTTGTGTTGAAGGTGATAATGTGAAaggaacattttcattaaatgaGCAAATAACTTTCCCGTTAAGACCAGAGTCTTTATCAAGAACACTGATTAATGCCACAGTGGTTCCCAGTCTGGCATCCTCTGTTATTGACCTTGAAAATGATGTAACCTCTATATGCGGAGTGTTATCATTCAAATCAACAATATTCACCAACACACTTTTGTCTGTCCTCAAAGGAGCAGATCCTTTATCAGAGGCTTGTATATCAATTTCATAACTTTCCTCTAATTCAAAGTCTATCAGATCGTGAACAATAATTTCACCTGTATTCGGATCTACACGAAAAAGTTCGCGTATTCTACTATTCACATTCTTGCCTAATGAATACATAATCTCGCCATTGGATCCTTCATCTAAATCAGAAGCATTTACTTTTATAATTGTTGTGCCAATGGGAGCATTTTCTTCCAAAAATACCGAGTATGCGTCTCCGTTGAAAACTGGCATATTATCATTGACGTCTAAGACGTCAACAGTAATTTCGGCTGTTCCAGATTTACTTGGTTTCCCTCCATCAATAGCTGTAAGAAGCAACTtatgacttttctttgtttccctatCTAGCGTCTTCAGTAAAACTAATATCGGTATTTTCCCATCTTTTCCACGATCTTTGACTTCCAAACGAAAATGATCATTAGGACTAAGTTTATACTCCTGGACCGAAAACTGACCAACATCAGGGTCGTGTGCTGCTTGCAGCTGGAGGCGCAAGCCTGGTAAAACGGACTCTGAAATTTCGAGACGTGACTCTTTCGTTGAGAAGGTGGGAGAGTGGTCGTTCACGTCCAGCACCTCTACAGTCAGATAATGAATTTCAAGAGGGTTTTCCAGCACAGTTTTTAAGTTGATCAAGCACACGCTGCTTCGCTCACAAACCTTCTCCCTGTCAATTATATGGTGAACATACAATATTCCATCGTTCTGGTTTACATGAAAAAATGACTCTGTTGAACCCTCAACAATACGAcatcctctctctttcagtgTGTTCTTCTCTAATCCCAAATCATTCGCTATATTCCCAACAACAGTTCCTTCTTCAACTTCCTCAGCGATGGAATATCTTATCTGCGCCGAAGCTCTGCTCCAAAGCAAAattaatgaaacaatgaaaGTGATCCATCGCCATTGCTCTCTCGTTGCTCCAAGTGCTTTCTGCTCCATAACTAGCAGATAAAAACGTACCCCGATGATTCAGAATAACGACTCCttcatcaaatgaaaaatagataTACCTAAAATAATATGTACCGTTTCCAGTGCATTATCAACATCGCAGATGGTGAATATTCGCTGTGCGAGTACAGGATGCATCCAGTACAGAGATGTGAAAACCCAGCCCACAAAGGGGAGGACCCAATTCTCTGACAAAAGGCTTCTTTTGAAACAATTTTTCCTCATATACTGACACCAATTGGTCACAGATAGTTTGGCCCTCCACAAATATAACACAGTTTAAGGTTAAGCTCTTTTAAAATGGGCCTAATATTGTCGATTTCATTACGAAGCATACATAGTGTAGCTCGTGGTTTTATAAAACACACTAACTGCACTAACTGCGGTTTCAGCACAATGGATAGCGACGTCATCACTCAGAGTCGATTGTAGggtaacaacacatttttaaataacaaaaaaagtaaagtgtgtgtgctAGTACCTCAATTAAGCCTTGAAATGATGAGACTTATTAAAAACGTAAACCAAAGTTTTGGCCATGCAAACCAGCTTACCTCTCCAGATGCGCTCCTCCTGTCAGGGAGCACTAGTGTATTTGCATGGCTGCCAGGGACTATAGTAGACCCAATACTCATTCTGGGTCCAACCAACATGTACCGTTTGTCTCCAGATCTGTACTGGATGCTGTGACACAGTGTCCCGTCATAATTAGTCTCTTGTAG is from Siniperca chuatsi isolate FFG_IHB_CAS linkage group LG8, ASM2008510v1, whole genome shotgun sequence and encodes:
- the LOC122880033 gene encoding protocadherin alpha-8-like, with translation MEQKALGATREQWRWITFIVSLILLWSRASAQIRYSIAEEVEEGTVVGNIANDLGLEKNTLKERGCRIVEGSTESFFHVNQNDGILYVHHIIDREKVCERSSVCLINLKTVLENPLEIHYLTVEVLDVNDHSPTFSTKESRLEISESVLPGLRLQLQAAHDPDVGQFSVQEYKLSPNDHFRLEVKDRGKDGKIPILVLLKTLDRETKKSHKLLLTAIDGGKPSKSGTAEITVDVLDVNDNMPVFNGDAYSVFLEENAPIGTTIIKVNASDLDEGSNGEIMYSLGKNVNSRIRELFRVDPNTGEIIVHDLIDFELEESYEIDIQASDKGSAPLRTDKSVLVNIVDLNDNTPHIEVTSFSRSITEDARLGTTVALISVLDKDSGLNGKVICSFNENVPFTLSPSTQDNMYSIVTKSPLDREKQSIYDVTIVAKDAGVPSLSSEKSISIVVSDVNDNSPEFSANPYTYYVTENNSPGASLFSVRASDRDDGDNSRILYHIFRDGKENNKLDSFNLNINSENGDIMALKSFDFETLKTFQFQVVAADSGTPSLSSNVTVNVFILDQNDNAPVILYPVSSNGSAEGVEEIPRNVNAGHLVTKVRAYDADIGYNGWLLFSLQEVTDHSLFGLDRYTGQIRTLRSFTETDEAEHKLVILVKDNGNVSLSATATVIVKLVEPKEAFAASDVKSAAKDEEGNDVTFYLMITLGSVSVLFLISIIVLIAMQCSKTTDYTSKYLQETNYDGTLCHSIQYRSGDKRYMLVGPRMSIGSTIVPGSHANTLVLPDRRSAAGEVSKYVCLLYMLI